The Calditrichota bacterium DNA segment GTCATTAACAAATATCCAAATTCATTGCTGTAGCGACAGTTGCGCGTCAATTACCCGTAAACAGTTTTCATATTCCTTCAGCAACGATTCAGTTATTTGAAAATACATTTCCAGCAGCATGAAAAACGAACTCATTTCTGAAATCATGGTCTCCTTTTTGAACAATCCAGGCGACGCCAATCTATCGAGAATTTTCTCATTGACGCGAGTATGCAACTTTTGATCTTCGTATGTTTCGGAAAGCACTTCCACAATGCTGAAATCAAAAAACTCCACGGCATGAGTGAGATTAGATGAATTCCAGGCTGTCTTTTTTAAGGCCTGAGTCATGAATTGAAAGGGAAACTTTTGTTTGATATGATCTTCTATGTTATGCGAAGAATTTGTGCGAATTTCTTTCTTTATTGCATTGTAAGCCTTGAGCTGATTTTTTTTCACAAGTTTGTTCATATTTAGCAGTTTATGAACAATCTCGTGATTAGAACTAATTTCCCTTCTGATCTTAAGCAATGCCTCATGCGCTAAAATTTTGTTGGCATGAGAAGTGCGCCATTCATTGACCACCAGCGCCAGTAAAATGGCAAAAATCACCGAAAACATCTCCAAGAGGAATTTTGACGTTGCAAAGTAGTTCTTCTTTTCACCCATTTGATTTTCCTTTTGCGTTGGTTACTTTTATCAACAGCAGTAATTTCACCAATTGCTACTAAAAGCTTTTTTCTACAATTTGTATTTCTTCTTCCGTTAAATCATAGAGCTCGTAGACCATTTGGTCGATTTGATTGTCAATTTGCTTTATTTTGCTTTGCAACGAATTTATTTTCGATTTATACGACTCAAAATATTCTTGCCATTCATCTTGCTGTTTTAATGTAAAAGAGATTTTTTGCTTTTTTAATTCAGATAAAAAAGTTCTAAAATCCCAAGAATAGAAAGTTCTAAAGTTATTTTTAATTTTAAAGCCTTCAATATTATCCTTTAATCGAATAAGAAAAGAACTTATTTTTTCATGAAAAAGTTTATTTAATTCCAATAAGTTATCAGCATTTTTAGTAAATTTTTCTTGATTATCAGGAATACGAAAGGGTAATTTGCGGATATCACCGATTAATATCTTTGGGAAAGTAACTCGTTTCCCTTTTGGTGAATTTATCCTATTATACCAAGAAATAAGTTTAGAATTTATTATTGCAAGTAAATATTTTGTACTGCATTGTGAAATATTTAGGCATGAAATGATACCAGGGTCGTGGTATAACTCTTGATCAAATATTGTTGCAGAGATTCTTGCCGGGTTTCCCCCAGTGATTTCTTGGACTAATATTCGTTCGCCTTGAAAATATTTTTTCTTTCTTGACCTATGTAACCAGCTACCATACTTCAAATATTCTGGATTCTTGATATTTATGTAATATCTTGATATCGCGCGGCCCTGCACCCACAAACCAAATGATTCATCCTCTTTTTTATTAGAATGAAAAATTCTATTTTTTATTTCGCCTTCAGTCAAATTTTCTTTTGAATAGGGAACAATCCCTTGGCTGACATCGAGCAAATTAGCTCCGCGAATAGAATCTGAATTCATTTTATCAATAATACTTAATTCTTTTTCTGTTTGAAAAATTTGAAATTGTTTATCAGTTGAATTCTTCCACCTCTCAATATTGCACCTGTAAGAGGAACCTGGATTGTTTAGGTTTGAAAATACATTCTCCGAATAAAGTACGTTAACTCTACAATAAGCAACATTATTATTTTGAGATATTATAGAAATTAATGCATTTACACTTGCATCTTGAAAAACAGAAAAATTAACACTTACAATTTTTTCAATACCAAATTTTAGCAAGACGAATTCTCTTAATTTTTGTGCTTGTGGTATTTTAATCCAAGTATCTGGTGTAATAAAACCAAACAATCCTTCTGAACCTAATAAAGTTAAACTCTTTTCAATAAAGAAGTAGTATATCTCGAAGTTACCTTGAAAAGTACTATAACAAATTTGGTAAAATTTCTTCTCATGATTATTGAGATAAGCACCGTACGGCGGATTCCCAATCACCACATCAAACCCGCCATTCGCCATAATTTCCGGAAATTCATCTTCCCATTTAAACGCTTTTTCGCCAGCAACCTGCGGATCGTCAATCAAAGAATTGCCGCATTTAATATTATTGCTCAAATCAGACAGCTTTCTGCCGCGCTCCGCGGTGCGCAGCCACAGAGAAAGTTTGGCGATTTCCACCGATTCTTCGTTGATATCCACGCCGTAAATATTATTTTCCAAAATAGATTTTTTGATGTCAAAAAGTCCCAGACTGTCTTTTTCCAACTGGCGGCGGTAGTCGTCCACAAACTGATGTTCTTCAATTAAAAATTCCAGCGCCTGATTCAGAAAAGCGCCGCTGCCGCAGGCGGGATCCAAAATTTTCAAAGAAAGTAAATATTCCGCATAAGATTTCAGGCGTCCGAGTAGCTCGGATGCTTTGCGCGTGAGTTTTCCCTGTTTTGTCCTGCTGTTCTGCATGACGGACATATCAATCTCGTCTAAATTCAGTTCTTTCTTTTTCTGATGGCACAATTCGCCGACGGTATTTTCCACAATATATTTGGTAATGTATTTGGGCGTGTAATAAACGCCTTCTCTTTTGCGCTTGGTTTTCTTTTTATCGACTGGTTTGCCTTCCAATTCGGCGGTCAATTCTTCAATTTCGTTCAGACTATTTTCAAAGATGTGACCCAAAATGTTAACGTCGATTTCGGTCTGGAAATCGTACGCGGAAAGCTTCAGGCAATCATCCGCCAAAGCGGCGTCGTCAATGGCCAAATTATTCAGCATTTCATCGCTGCGAAAAAGACCGCCATTGTATGCGGGAATCTCAAATGTTTTGTAGTTGTGGCCCACGTCAAGATGATGAAAAAACTTGATAAATCTGCTGTACAGCGTGGCGGGCTCGTCCAGTTCACACAAAGTTTTCCATTGATCAATAATTTTAGAAATGGCATTCGGCGGCACCAAGCCACTGTCCTCGCCAAAGAAAATAAACAGCAAGCGATCCAGCAGCTTTTGCGATTTTTTGAACAGCGTGAGTTTGTCGTACTGCGGATTATTTTTGACCAGATTTTCATATATTTTGCGCTTGAAATTAGAATAATCCTGGTAAAGCTGTTTGGAAATATTTTCTTCGTGCAGCACGGATTCTTTTTTCAGCTTCAGCGGGATTTCGTTAACAATACTGTCTTTGCTCAAAATCAAATACAGGATGCGAAAATCATCCGCGGACAGCGTAAATAGATTGAATTCTTCAAAATCGGTGGCATTGTCGATATAAAAACGGATTTTTTCGAAATTGGACGTAATGATGTAGCGGCAATTCGGCTGGTGATTTTTGTAATTGAAAGCCTGCTCGGTGATTGATTCCAGCGAAGTGGTTTTGGTGGATTTTAATTCAATGACGCCGATAGCCGCGCCGTCGTCCAAAATAGCGCCATCGGCTTTTTTAGCATCGGTTGCATTTTTGAATTCCGTGGTCAAATTGTAATTTTCATCGGGATTGATGGTGTAGCCCAAAACCTGAACGAAAATTTCCCGCAAAAAACCTTCCTGGTAATTTTCTTCTTTGAGCAGCCGGATGTTTTCCAGCCGCGTCGGATTGCCGTAAAATGCTTTGAATCTCCGGAATGCGTTCTCGACTTCTGCGGAATCCAGCGTTTTCAAATACTTGTTGAGGACTGATTTTTGAAATAATGGCATAGATAAACTTTGAGCTAATTTTAAATTTGAGTAAAAATGAATTAGAGTTTGATACGTCCAAGATGATATTTCAGAATAATTGTTTTTTCAATACAAATAAGGTTCGCTGTTACATTATATTAAAACATGGCGAAATTGTCAAGCAAAAAATATTGAAATTAGAAAAAATTGGCTCTTTGCATGAATTAGGTTCATTTTCAAAGAAGGTTAATTTTAAAGGTAGCGTACATCTTTTTGCAATTTTTTTGCATCTTTAAGCGTTTTCTTTCGTTAAAAGAAATAACTCGCGCATGTCAAAATAGTGTTGTCTAAAACAATTCATAATTTCAATAAATGTCGCATCAAAAAAGCAAAGGACACATGATGAAAACAGACCAGCATGTTACTCTCGTTGCCGCGCTGCAGATTGGTTTTGGAGTGCTTGGTATTTTGATCGGTTTGGTGATTTTCGTCGCGGTTACCGGCGGGGGAATTCTTTCGCAAGACGCGGAAGCCATTGCCATTACTTCAATAGTTGGCAGCGTCGTTGGCGGAATCTTTGTTCTCACGTCCATCCCGGAAGTGATCGGCGGCATCGGACTGTTGAAGAGAAAAAATTGGGCGCGAATTCTGATTATCATTATTTCCTGTCTCGATTTGCTGGCCATCCCCTTCGGCACGGCGATCGGAATTTACTCGCTGTGGGTCTTGTTGCGCGAAGACACTGTCAAATATTTTCAGGAACAGAACGAATCTCTGCCGGAAGCAAAATAGGCGAAAAAACGATTACTTTCAACCAAATAATCTTCAATTCAGCGCGATAAATTGTGCTTTGGTAATCTCCCGTCTATTCCGGAAAAATTGAAAAGGCCGAAAAATCTATTGTAAATTTCTCGGCTTTTTTTTATATTCCCTGCACGGAGTATTTTTAAGGAGAATTGCATGTTCAAAATAAGCGCAAAAACATCTTTTGCCGCAGCCCATCGCCTCAGAGAATACGAAGGCGCGTGTGAAAATTTGCATGGCCACAATTGGCGAATAAAGGCAACCATTGGCAGCGAAAAATTGGACGAGCTCGGTATGGTTTATGATTTCAAGAACTTGAAAAAAAATCTCCAGGAAATCATTGATCTCTTTGACCATCAGTTTGTCAATCAAATCCCGCCGTTCGACAAAGAATTGAATCCGACTTCGGAAAATTTGGCCAAATTCATTTTCAAACTGCTCGGCAAAAAATTGCCCGAACCGATCCGCATGATTTCTGTAGAGGTGGGCGAATCAGATAATTATACGGCTATTTACGAGGAGTGATGCTCAAAGTAAACGAAATATTCTTCAGCATCCAGGGCGAATCTACTTTTGCCGGCCTGCCTTTTGTATTTGTCCGCTTGAGCAGGTGCAATTTGCGCTGCCAATATTGCGATACCCCTTATGCCTACGATGAAGGAAGGGAAATGTTTCTCTCCGAAATCATCGAGCGCGTCGAACAATTCCCCTGCGATTTTGTGGAAATCACCGGCGGCGAGCCGCTGTTACAGGCGGAAGTATTTGAGTTGGCAGCGCGACTTGTTTCAGCCGGGAAGATCGTTCTTGTTGAAACAAACGGAACTCTGGATATCACGCCGCTCAGGCCGCCGATTATCCGCATCGTCGATGTGAAATGCCCCGGCAGCGGCGAAGGCGAAAGTTTTTTGCTGACAAATTTGCGGGACTTACGTCCTTCTGACAATGTCAAATTTGTGTTATCCGATAAAGCGGATTTTGATTGGGCAGTGAATTTTGTGAAGAAAAATGATTTGACGGGAAAATGTCCGCTATTATTTTCTCCGGTATTTGGGAAATTGAATTATTCGCAGTTGGCGGAATGGATAAAATCAAGCGGGCTTCCCATTCAGTTGCAAATTCAATTGCACAAGATTATTTGGGATGAGGGAAAACGAGGAGTGTGATGAATAAAAAAGCAGTCGTGCTGTTAAGCGGAGGCCTCGATTCGGCGACGGCGCTGGCAATGGCTCGGGAGCAGGGGTTTGAAATTTACGCTATCAGTTTCCGCTACGGTCAGCGACATGAAGTGGAATTAGAAGCTGCGAAAAAAGTAGCGCGACATCTCGGCGCTCAAAAACACCTCATTGTCGATGTCAATTTATCCGCCATCGGCGGCTCGGCGCTGACGGACAATATTGATGTTCCCAAAAACAGAGACGAAAAAGCGATGGGAGCTGACATTCCCATTACGTACGTTCCGGCGAGAAATACCGTTTTTTTGTCCATTGCGCTTGGCTGGGCCGAAGTCTTGGGAGCGCAGGACATTTTTATCGGCGCCAATGTTGTCGACTATTCCGGCTATCCGGATTGTCGGCCTGAATTTATCGCCGCCTTTGAACGAATGGCAAATTTGGGCACGCGCGCCGGAGCCGAGGGAAAGCCGTTTCAAATTCACGCGCCTTTGAGCAAATTGTCCAAAGCGGAAATTATTCGCGCCGGCGTGAAATTGGGCGTGGATTACTCGCTGACTTTGAGTTGCTACGATCCCACGCCGGACGGTCTTTCTTGCGGCGAGTGCGATAGTTGCCGGTTGCGCAAAAAAGGCTTTGCCGAAGCGGGAGTGAAAGACCCGACGCAATACAAAAGAAATTTTTATCACAAATTCGAAGCCTGAAATTTTTGCTTTAGCAAAATGTCATTTGTTTTCTCATAGACCTATTCGTGTAGAGACGGACACGATGTTTTGATTGAGCGGAGTTTGCGAGTAGAGTAAAAATCCGATTGAAACATCAAAATATTTTGCATCAGGATTTTCATAAAAATTTGACTGATATCCAATTCCAATCGTTGCGGCAAGTTTATGGATGTTATTATCAAAAGGGAAAAAACCTTCTCTTAGATAGAAATTATAAAAGAGTTTCTGCTCAGCCCCAAAATGCAGTTCACCGAAGTAGCCTTTTGAAAATGAAAGTAAGTTTTTAATGTCGGCTGAAATGAGATATTTGTCATCATGGCGATAAGAAATCCCAAAGCAAAATGAATTATTAAAAATTCTTTCAATTTTTGACCTTGCCATTTTTACATCCTGGCTAAATCTAAAATATGAAATTCCCCATTTCAAGCCCTTGATTTTCTGAGGCTGATATTGCATACCCAGGTTGTAACCAGTTCCCACCGCTTGCCACTCATCATCATCGATTTTATAGGCGCTCACTGATAATCCCAAAGACAACTGGTTGCTTGGTTTTAGTGAGAAGCAAATTGAATTGGAGCAATTAGTAAAGGGATTTCTTGTAGGAAATTTATAATCCATTAATTCTTCGAACAAATTTAAAGAAACTAACACGTTTTTACTTCTGATTAACGTGAGTCCGCGGAAACTGAACGCAAACAATTTTACAATTGATTCAACAGTTTCGTCATCAGATTCATCTTCATTATTTGAATTAGAATACAAAGTCAACAGCAAAACTCCCAAACTCAGGGATGTCAAATCCATATTCCATTTGAGATAAGTATTTTTCAACATTTCAGGTTCATTTTCCTTAAATTTAGCGCCGGCAGCATTCCAGAGATAATAGCTATAAAAATCATCGGCAGCGGTAAAAGCGCTGCCCATGGAAAGCGCCCTGGTATTCGTGCTCAGGATATGAAATTTTGTTTGCTGAGAGCTACTTATTTTCGCTGTCCCCAGCGAGAGAAGAAGCAACATAACCCAATGTTTCTTTCTCATAAGATATTAACCATTCTTTCAATTTTATGACCACTGAATTATTGAAATTTGTGTTTATCCGCATAAATTCTTGTTGTTACGCCCAAGCAAAGCTGATAAATTGTCACAGAGAATTGACGATAGATGTGGCAGGATTTAAATTTGAATAATAAGAAAAATGTTGATTTCAGAGCAAAATTTGTTCATTTGAAATTTGATTTTCATGACATGCTCCTTTTTTAATTGGCTTTTCATTTTTGAATATTAGCTCTGGCGCGCCAGCGGTTTCATCGCTTCTGATTATTATCTTTGAGACCAAAGCAATAGTAAAAGCCAATTTGCAAGATAGAAGAAGGGTTTAGAGAATTCTTTGACGAAGGTGAAAAAATGGTTTGAATGCTAAATTTCCACTTTTTGCCGTAAGAAGTCCCCAGCAAAATGAGAGGAGTGGATTCTCTGCTCCTTTTAACAATTGGCTCTTTTCCCATTGGATATGATTTTTCCCGGTGAATATTAAAATTCCAGCCAAGTCCTGCATAAATATTTTCACTTCCAAAAAGAAACAGCGGATGGAAAGCCAGTCCAATCTCTTCATTGTCTGAAGAGAAATATTGAGTAGTCATCAAGAATCCTGAATCAAAGGAGATGAAAAGTGGCTTTTCGGCTAATTTGAGTTTTGAATCTAAAAAAACGCCCTGACCAAATCCAGGAAAAGCAGTTAAGCTGATGCCCATATCCATTGCGTTAAAGAATCCGGCACGGAAGCAAAAAGAGGGGATTACTTCAAAAAATTCGCCAGAATTTGAACATGATAGTCCGAGACCTAACGTTTTTTCACCAGGCTTAAGCACTTTTGGGGAAAGATAATTGGCAGGGATACAGCTAATTGTAACCAATAAAAAAAGAGTCAGCAGGGAAGCTATTGCATGAACTAAGCAATTCTTCATGATTCCTCTTTGAAAGATGAAAAAAAGCATTTGCGAGCTTTACCTGACAGAAAATATTAGGAATTAAAGTTCTGATTCAGAGGTTGAGAGAATTGTGAGTTAAGAAGATTGGAGGAAATATTAGTACCCTCTCGGATTTTTTGTGGTATAATATTTTTCTGTGATATTTTGCTCGATTTTTTAAATATCAATTAAAATATAAAAATAAATATAGAAAATGTCAAGAAAAAAATAAAGGTCTGTTTATTCTTCCAGCGATGTTGGCAAACGTTAAGACGCTGACCTTGGCTTGCCTATTATTGGCAGGGGCGATCAATCATAATTGTTTCATGTCTCTGTCGTTCGAGTTCTGCGTTCAAATCCAGTTCAGTTTTTTTCTATTGACTTTTCTGATTTTTGTGCTATATTTAAAAATTAGGAAGACAACTAAATGGGATAAACACATCTAATTTTTTCACTCGGCAGGGAGCAAAAAAAAATGTACAAAATTTTATTGCTTCTCAAAAATGAAAAAGAAA contains these protein-coding regions:
- a CDS encoding radical SAM protein; amino-acid sequence: MLKVNEIFFSIQGESTFAGLPFVFVRLSRCNLRCQYCDTPYAYDEGREMFLSEIIERVEQFPCDFVEITGGEPLLQAEVFELAARLVSAGKIVLVETNGTLDITPLRPPIIRIVDVKCPGSGEGESFLLTNLRDLRPSDNVKFVLSDKADFDWAVNFVKKNDLTGKCPLLFSPVFGKLNYSQLAEWIKSSGLPIQLQIQLHKIIWDEGKRGV
- the queC gene encoding 7-cyano-7-deazaguanine synthase QueC, with amino-acid sequence MNKKAVVLLSGGLDSATALAMAREQGFEIYAISFRYGQRHEVELEAAKKVARHLGAQKHLIVDVNLSAIGGSALTDNIDVPKNRDEKAMGADIPITYVPARNTVFLSIALGWAEVLGAQDIFIGANVVDYSGYPDCRPEFIAAFERMANLGTRAGAEGKPFQIHAPLSKLSKAEIIRAGVKLGVDYSLTLSCYDPTPDGLSCGECDSCRLRKKGFAEAGVKDPTQYKRNFYHKFEA
- the queD gene encoding 6-carboxytetrahydropterin synthase QueD, producing MFKISAKTSFAAAHRLREYEGACENLHGHNWRIKATIGSEKLDELGMVYDFKNLKKNLQEIIDLFDHQFVNQIPPFDKELNPTSENLAKFIFKLLGKKLPEPIRMISVEVGESDNYTAIYEE
- a CDS encoding N-6 DNA methylase, which gives rise to MPLFQKSVLNKYLKTLDSAEVENAFRRFKAFYGNPTRLENIRLLKEENYQEGFLREIFVQVLGYTINPDENYNLTTEFKNATDAKKADGAILDDGAAIGVIELKSTKTTSLESITEQAFNYKNHQPNCRYIITSNFEKIRFYIDNATDFEEFNLFTLSADDFRILYLILSKDSIVNEIPLKLKKESVLHEENISKQLYQDYSNFKRKIYENLVKNNPQYDKLTLFKKSQKLLDRLLFIFFGEDSGLVPPNAISKIIDQWKTLCELDEPATLYSRFIKFFHHLDVGHNYKTFEIPAYNGGLFRSDEMLNNLAIDDAALADDCLKLSAYDFQTEIDVNILGHIFENSLNEIEELTAELEGKPVDKKKTKRKREGVYYTPKYITKYIVENTVGELCHQKKKELNLDEIDMSVMQNSRTKQGKLTRKASELLGRLKSYAEYLLSLKILDPACGSGAFLNQALEFLIEEHQFVDDYRRQLEKDSLGLFDIKKSILENNIYGVDINEESVEIAKLSLWLRTAERGRKLSDLSNNIKCGNSLIDDPQVAGEKAFKWEDEFPEIMANGGFDVVIGNPPYGAYLNNHEKKFYQICYSTFQGNFEIYYFFIEKSLTLLGSEGLFGFITPDTWIKIPQAQKLREFVLLKFGIEKIVSVNFSVFQDASVNALISIISQNNNVAYCRVNVLYSENVFSNLNNPGSSYRCNIERWKNSTDKQFQIFQTEKELSIIDKMNSDSIRGANLLDVSQGIVPYSKENLTEGEIKNRIFHSNKKEDESFGLWVQGRAISRYYINIKNPEYLKYGSWLHRSRKKKYFQGERILVQEITGGNPARISATIFDQELYHDPGIISCLNISQCSTKYLLAIINSKLISWYNRINSPKGKRVTFPKILIGDIRKLPFRIPDNQEKFTKNADNLLELNKLFHEKISSFLIRLKDNIEGFKIKNNFRTFYSWDFRTFLSELKKQKISFTLKQQDEWQEYFESYKSKINSLQSKIKQIDNQIDQMVYELYDLTEEEIQIVEKSF